A stretch of Vigna angularis cultivar LongXiaoDou No.4 chromosome 4, ASM1680809v1, whole genome shotgun sequence DNA encodes these proteins:
- the LOC108330377 gene encoding uncharacterized protein LOC108330377, producing MPEKTPPALEKYDGSIDPDDHLKIFTNAMTFYTDSDPVICRAFSLSLKEEALELYNTLPPNTVDCFATVETLFKRQYASNQRQEVTPAELVNTKKEKDETLKAFMKRYNETAWRVKDVINTFIISNLPSCLKSGYFAEKLYVRPPRTMDEFQERVAKFIRIEDMRSSREKQQQEASTDGIRKDSGRLFFDNDKGGDPRSKDFPPERLNLIITQLLMHPGQKSLRKPLVLNFFRSEALFT from the coding sequence ATGCCAGAAAAAACTCCTCCAGCATTAGAGAAGTATGATGGCTCGATTGACCCGGATGATCATCTCAAGATCTTCACCAACGCAATGACGTTCTACACGGATAGTGATCCGGTCATATGTAGAGCCTTCTCGTTATCACTCAAGGAGGAGGCATTGGAATTGTACAACACTCTTCCCCCGAACACGGTAGATTGTTTCGCTACCGTGGAAACTCTCTTCAagaggcaatacgcctccaATCAGAGACAAGAGGTGACACCGGCGGAATTGGTAAACACCAAAAAAGAGAAGGACGAAACCTTGAAAGCCTTCATGAAAAGGTATAATGAAACCGCATGGCGAGTTAAAGATGTTATTAACACTTTTATCATCAGCAATTTGCCTTCATGCTTAAAATCGGGATATTTTGCTGAAAAGTTATATGTCCGACCACCAAGAACTATGGACGAATTTCAGGAAAGGGTGGCTAAGTTTATTCGTATTGAGGACATGAGGAGCTCAAGGGAAAAACAACAGCAGGAAGCTTCTACAGACGGAATTAGAAAGGACAGCGGACGGTTGTTCTTCGACAACGACAAGGGAGGAGATCCTCGATCAAAGGACTTCCCCCCCGAACGCCTAAATTTGATCATCACACAACTATTAATGCACCCAGGGCAAAAATCCTTGAGGAAGCCCTTAGTACTGAACTTCTTTCGATCAGAAGCTTTATTCACCTAA